Sequence from the Gammaproteobacteria bacterium genome:
GCAGCATGAGGCGTACCACGTCGTCCGCCAACAGTTCTTTTTTTGCCACTTTGGCGGACAGCTTGCGCGGCTCGATGGCCGTGCCGGCCAACGCCTCGGCCACTTCGATGACCAGATCGCTGTCCGGCCTGGCCTGACAAAGCAGCGCCATGCCCACGGCCTGCTCCTGTTCGCTGAGGGCCTGGGGCGACACCTCGCCGAGGTCCACCTGCCCTGCCACCACCTTGCCTTTGCAAGCGCCGCAGCCGCCGCTGCGACATCCGTATGACAAGCCTATGCCTTGACGCAGCGCGGCGTCCAACACCGACTCTCCCGCTTCGCAGAT
This genomic interval carries:
- a CDS encoding 2Fe-2S iron-sulfur cluster binding domain-containing protein; its protein translation is MAYKVQVQPSGHTFICEAGESVLDAALRQGIGLSYGCRSGGCGACKGKVVAGQVDLGEVSPQALSEQEQAVGMALLCQARPDSDLVIEVAEALAGTAIEPRKLSAKVAKKELLADDVVRLMLRLPNNVRLPFFAGQYIDFLLPDGRRRSFSLANAPHDDEFLELHIRHVQAGEFTEYVLHDMKEKDIV